From Paenibacillus graminis, a single genomic window includes:
- the guaA gene encoding glutamine-hydrolyzing GMP synthase, whose translation MNKPNEIIVVLDFGGQYNQLIARRIRDLGVYSELLPYNTPLEKIKALSPKGIVFSGGPSSVYAEDAPHVDPAIYDLGLPIFGICYGMQLMAHQQGGKVERADKREYGKANVDFELDAVLAAGLESGQTVWMSHGDHVVELPVGFKLDAGTESAPIAAMSHADRKFFAVQFHPEVRHSVNGNEMISNFLYEVCGCEGKWTMESFIEDAVKDIQAKVGDKKVLCALSGGVDSSVVAMLIHRAIGDQLTCMFIDHGLLRKGEAESVMETFVGKFDIHVVKIDARERFLGKLAGVSDPEQKRKIIGNEFIYCFDEESAKLGDFSFLAQGTLYTDIVESGTATAQTIKSHHNVGGLPEDMKFSLIEPLNTLFKDEVRKLGEELGMPHAIVWRQPFPGPGLAIRVLGEVTEEKLEIVRNSDFILREEIAKAGLDREIWQYFTALPNMKSVGVMGDERTYSYTVGIRAVTSIDGMTADWARIPWDVLEKISVRIVNEVDNVNRIVYDITSKPPATIEWE comes from the coding sequence ATGAACAAGCCAAATGAAATTATCGTCGTTCTCGATTTCGGGGGACAATACAATCAACTTATCGCGCGCAGAATTCGGGACCTGGGGGTATATAGCGAGCTTCTGCCGTACAATACGCCACTTGAGAAGATTAAGGCACTTTCGCCAAAAGGGATTGTTTTCTCCGGAGGCCCAAGCAGTGTGTATGCTGAAGATGCGCCTCACGTAGACCCGGCTATTTATGATTTGGGGCTGCCAATTTTCGGCATCTGCTATGGGATGCAGCTCATGGCCCATCAGCAGGGCGGAAAGGTTGAACGTGCGGACAAGCGGGAATACGGCAAGGCCAACGTTGACTTTGAACTGGACGCTGTGCTGGCAGCAGGCCTGGAAAGCGGCCAGACGGTATGGATGAGCCACGGAGACCATGTGGTAGAGCTTCCTGTCGGGTTCAAGCTGGATGCCGGCACGGAGAGTGCTCCGATTGCGGCAATGAGCCATGCGGACCGCAAATTCTTCGCGGTGCAGTTCCATCCGGAGGTGCGCCACTCCGTGAACGGAAATGAGATGATCTCGAACTTCCTGTACGAGGTCTGCGGCTGCGAAGGCAAGTGGACGATGGAATCGTTTATTGAGGATGCCGTCAAGGATATTCAGGCCAAAGTCGGTGACAAAAAGGTGCTCTGCGCCCTCAGCGGCGGCGTGGACTCCTCGGTAGTTGCGATGCTGATTCACCGGGCTATCGGCGACCAGCTCACCTGTATGTTCATCGATCACGGCCTTCTGCGCAAGGGTGAAGCAGAGAGCGTAATGGAAACCTTCGTCGGCAAATTCGACATTCATGTGGTGAAGATCGATGCGCGTGAGCGTTTCCTGGGCAAGCTGGCGGGTGTCTCCGATCCCGAACAGAAGCGCAAGATCATCGGCAATGAGTTCATCTACTGCTTCGACGAGGAATCGGCCAAGCTGGGGGATTTCTCTTTCCTTGCCCAAGGCACACTGTACACCGATATTGTGGAGAGCGGCACGGCAACGGCGCAGACCATCAAATCGCATCACAATGTCGGCGGACTGCCGGAAGATATGAAGTTCAGCCTGATCGAGCCTTTGAATACCTTGTTCAAGGATGAGGTTCGCAAGCTGGGCGAAGAGCTGGGAATGCCGCATGCCATCGTCTGGCGCCAGCCTTTCCCGGGTCCGGGACTTGCTATCCGTGTGCTGGGCGAGGTTACCGAAGAGAAGCTGGAGATCGTGCGCAATTCCGACTTCATTCTGCGTGAAGAGATCGCCAAAGCCGGCCTCGACCGCGAGATTTGGCAGTATTTCACCGCCTTGCCTAACATGAAGAGTGTGGGCGTTATGGGGGACGAGCGTACGTATTCCTACACCGTTGGCATTCGTGCCGTCACCTCGATCGACGGCATGACCGCCGACTGGGCGCGCATCCCTTGGGACGTGCTGGAGAAAATCTCGGTCCGTATCGTCAACGAAGTGGACAACGTCAACCGCATCGTCTACGACATCACCTCGAAACCGCCGGCAACGATTGAGTGGGAATAA
- a CDS encoding reverse transcriptase domain-containing protein has translation MKAEYRKGCQQRDSVEREEYAGARSAGIRERRERGGAADLLEQILDRDNLNRAYKQVKRNHGAPGIDGMTVEEALPWLQEHKDELLQRIREGEYKPSPVRRKEIPKPDGSGMRKLGIPTVIDRVIQQAIAQKLQPLFEPLFLDGSYGYRPGRSAQQAIRKVKEYAQEGYGYAVEIDLSKYFDTLNHELLMNLLRKQIQDKRVTELIKKISEKWGYGEWGTLQNRGRLSARRPLISIACEYLSERIRPGDEGPWSERHPVCG, from the coding sequence ATGAAAGCAGAATACCGAAAGGGCTGCCAGCAAAGGGATAGCGTGGAACGCGAAGAGTATGCGGGAGCGCGGAGTGCCGGCATTCGGGAACGTAGAGAAAGAGGCGGTGCAGCGGACCTGCTCGAACAGATTCTGGACAGAGATAACCTGAACAGAGCGTACAAGCAGGTCAAACGCAACCATGGAGCGCCAGGAATCGACGGAATGACCGTAGAAGAGGCGCTGCCGTGGTTGCAGGAACATAAGGACGAACTTCTGCAAAGGATCCGGGAAGGCGAATACAAGCCTAGCCCGGTACGGCGCAAGGAAATTCCCAAACCAGATGGAAGCGGAATGCGGAAGCTGGGCATCCCCACGGTCATCGACCGGGTGATTCAGCAGGCTATCGCTCAGAAGCTGCAGCCCTTGTTTGAGCCGCTCTTTTTAGACGGAAGCTACGGCTACCGCCCCGGACGGAGTGCACAGCAGGCGATCCGGAAGGTAAAAGAATATGCACAGGAAGGCTACGGCTACGCAGTCGAAATCGACCTCTCCAAATACTTTGACACCCTGAACCATGAGCTGCTAATGAATCTCCTGCGTAAACAAATTCAAGATAAGCGTGTAACCGAGCTGATTAAAAAAATATCTGAAAAGTGGGGTTATGGAGAATGGGGTACACTGCAAAACCGAGGAAGGCTCTCCGCAAGGAGGCCCCTTATCTCCATTGCTTGCGAATATTTATCTGAACGAATTCGACCAGGAGATGAAGGGCCGTGGAGTGAACGTCATCCGGTATGCGGATGA
- a CDS encoding group II intron maturase-specific domain-containing protein, with amino-acid sequence MLANIYLNEFDQEMKGRGVNVIRYADDIVVVAKSKRAATRLLETCRKYLENKLRLQMNPQKSKVVSVVARKHFKFLGFALGKNGNGLYIRAHGQSLAKAKRKLKELTSRSQGRNVRQVMEKVKAYIRGWIGYFYVADMKRTLQSWSEWVRRRLRMYIWKQWKKPKTKVQNLKKLGIPEWQAHQWGNSRLGYWRVAGSPVLSRSITNEKLVQAGYYDFPAQYEHLRKLHLYG; translated from the coding sequence TTGCTTGCGAATATTTATCTGAACGAATTCGACCAGGAGATGAAGGGCCGTGGAGTGAACGTCATCCGGTATGCGGATGACATCGTGGTGGTCGCCAAAAGCAAACGGGCAGCAACGCGGCTTCTGGAAACCTGCCGGAAGTACCTGGAGAATAAACTCAGACTCCAGATGAATCCGCAGAAGAGTAAGGTTGTGAGCGTTGTGGCCCGGAAGCATTTCAAGTTTCTCGGCTTTGCCTTGGGCAAGAACGGAAATGGGCTGTATATACGCGCCCACGGTCAATCCCTTGCCAAAGCAAAGAGGAAGTTGAAAGAACTGACGAGCCGCAGTCAGGGCAGGAATGTACGACAAGTCATGGAAAAGGTGAAAGCCTACATTCGTGGCTGGATTGGCTACTTCTACGTAGCCGATATGAAACGGACCCTACAAAGCTGGAGCGAATGGGTGCGTAGAAGGCTTCGAATGTACATCTGGAAACAGTGGAAGAAGCCCAAAACAAAGGTACAAAACCTAAAGAAACTGGGAATACCGGAGTGGCAGGCCCACCAATGGGGGAACTCCCGTCTGGGCTACTGGCGAGTGGCCGGAAGCCCGGTGCTGTCTCGGTCCATAACAAACGAAAAGCTCGTACAAGCCGGGTATTATGACTTCCCTGCACAGTACGAGCATCTACGTAAATTGCACTTATACGGTTGA